The genomic DNA GGCGTTCTCAGCTCATGTCCGGTAATCGCAATCAAATTACTGCGGGTGCGCTCCAGAGCTTCTAGCTGCTGGTTCAGGTCTTCCAGGTTGGCAAAGGATTCCGCCTGAATCAGGGCAACCCCCAGCTGCGTGGCGATCGCTTCCACAAGACCCATTTCGTCGTGCGTCCAGGCGTGGGGGTCACTCTGACAGTGGTGCAGCTCAACCATGCCCAGCAGTTTGCCCTGATACACCACCGGAACCATCAGCCAGGAGCGAATCTGCCAGCGATCGAGCCTTGCCCGGATGGGAGCCAGATCAAAGTCAGAATGCTGGGTATCGGGCACAGAAAGGCTTTCCTGCCGCTGCGCGACGGTCTGAAACAGCGGATTTGAACTGAGCGCCCACTCCTGCCCGATCAGGGAACGAATTGCCGGGTTTGCGCGATACTCATAGGCGATCGTCGTACTTGTATCCGATGCCCGACAGCGATACAGCACGCAGCGACAAACCTCCATTGCCTGCCCCAGTTCCGCCACCGCCACCTTAAAGATTTCATTGGGGTCAAGCGATCGGCGAATCGCAGAAGTAATCGAATTCACCAGTCGTTCCCGTCGCTCCTGAGCCGCGATCGAGCGGTATGCTTTCAGTAGCTTGTACTGCCCTGCCTGGAGATAGGTGACGAGCCGCTGGGCAAAGGGGTCAGGGTCAACGCCCAGCCCTTCTGTAGGCAGATGCTCAGTCAGAAAGATTTCTTTTGCCTGCTCAATCTTGTCGCTCAGTTCGGGGCGGTACAGCTGGATGCGATTCAGCAAAATTCCCGCTGCCTGTTCACTCACCTGCCGATCGAACGTCCAGATGCCCTCAAAACGACGGGTTTGATCCATGCCTGCCGCATCGCCCTTGCTGGTTGCCGAATTCGTTACCGGGGCAGGATAGCGCTCCTGACAGATTAAACAAGCCGCATACTGCTGACCGATGACCACCAGATGCCACTCCTGGCTGAGGCGATCGTCCGGTTCAAAGGCAATCGTTTCGTATTCCCTGGAAGCGCTAATAAAGCTAGTTTCTGGAGCTGCCAGCACATAGACCTGGGGCGTGAGTGCCGCGATCCGCTCGTAGCGGTGTGCTTCCTGCCGATAGAACCGTTCCCGCTGGAAACTGGCGATCACCAGAGAAGGAGCAGCCCCACCCGCCAAAACCTGATCCTCCATCGCATGGGACAAGGCAGTCAGAGAGGACTTGAAGTAGAGCTGGAGGCGCAACTGAGGCGCGATCTGCAATAACTCTTCCAGAACGGAAGTTTGGAGGCTCATTGGCAGTAGTTCGTCGTTCCCTACGGAAATAGGCTATGGAGAGAAGGAGCTTCTTTACAGAATCCCAAGGGATCGGACTGCGATCGAACAAGGGCGGCTGCGCGAAGCGGCAGGTGTGTAAAGGGTATCAGTCAAATCCTAAGGCGGCAGTTCGCAGGCGAATCATAAGATTTACAACCAGTCAAACAGGAGGTCGAACCGTTGGTCAAACAGTTCTCTAAATAGGGCGTCAAAGACGGCGTCCAACAAGCGATCGAACAAACAAAATCCTTCCCGCCAGAGATGACCCCCGCCAGAGCCAGATTTGTCTAACTCCAATATACCGTTTTGGCTCGGACAGACAGCACAAACGGCATATCCATCCATTGCTGAAGTTAATTCTATGAATAGAGTTTGCACAGCTCACCAATGGGACTAAAGGATTGGACTGGCTGGGTTCGTCTTTTGGTAAAGTGGCAGTATGTATGACAACGACGACCTCTCCGTACTCAACGCCGAGCTAGAGTCCGACCCGCTAGACGCGATCGAGCCGATCGATGCTGAACCCAAGCCCGATCCGGAGGCAATGCTGCGGCTGCTGGACTCTCCCAACAATCAGCAAAAAATGCTGGCGGCTCGCGCATTCTGCGAACTGGAAGACGATCGCGCTATCCCGTCTCTGATTCGCCTGCTTTCCGATGCCTGTCCGCTGATTCGGGTCAGTGCTGCCTATGGGTTGGGGCGCAATCCCAGTGCCGATGCCGTAGACCCTTTAATTGATCAGCTTCAGCAGGACTGGAACGGCTATGTTCGCAAAGGCATTGTCTGGGCGCTGGGCAACTGTCGCGATCGCCGATCGTTAGAACCGCTGCTGAAGGCATTAAGAACCGATATTTCTGCGGTGCGGCTCTGGGCGGCGAGTGCCCTGGCTCAAATGTCTACCGTCGGCTACGAGGCAATGATTGCTGCCATTCCGCCCCTGATTGAAGCCCTGCGGCGCGATCCGGTGGCTGCGGTGCGAAGTAACTGCGCCTGGTCGATTGGTCAGATCTGCCGCGAACTGCCCTCCAATGTGGTTTACGCCACGGCGATCGACGCTTTAATCGAAGCCTTTGCCGAAGACGAGGAAATGGGCGTGCGGGAAGATGCCCGATCTGCCATGCTGCGGGTGGGCGATCCGCGTGGGCTTCAGGTGATTGAAACGATCGAGCAAGAGGGGCTGATCTGACCTGTTGATTTGACGGCACTATAAAATCTCGTTGCGTTCTGCTGCACCCAGTCTAGAAGCGGAGGGACGCGATCGATCGCTGGGCTGAATGGCAGGCGGTAGCGGATTCGGTGCGCCCCAGGACTGCTGGAGCCGCTGCAACAGGCGATCCTGCTGTCGATGAAATTCTCCCAGATCGCCCGTGCCCAGGTTAATAATTGTGAACCAGACCAAGC from Leptolyngbya ohadii IS1 includes the following:
- a CDS encoding DICT sensory domain-containing protein: MSLQTSVLEELLQIAPQLRLQLYFKSSLTALSHAMEDQVLAGGAAPSLVIASFQRERFYRQEAHRYERIAALTPQVYVLAAPETSFISASREYETIAFEPDDRLSQEWHLVVIGQQYAACLICQERYPAPVTNSATSKGDAAGMDQTRRFEGIWTFDRQVSEQAAGILLNRIQLYRPELSDKIEQAKEIFLTEHLPTEGLGVDPDPFAQRLVTYLQAGQYKLLKAYRSIAAQERRERLVNSITSAIRRSLDPNEIFKVAVAELGQAMEVCRCVLYRCRASDTSTTIAYEYRANPAIRSLIGQEWALSSNPLFQTVAQRQESLSVPDTQHSDFDLAPIRARLDRWQIRSWLMVPVVYQGKLLGMVELHHCQSDPHAWTHDEMGLVEAIATQLGVALIQAESFANLEDLNQQLEALERTRSNLIAITGHELRTPLSTIQVCLESLNSEPDMIPELRQVMITTALTDADRMRNLIQDFLTLSRLESGRVEWHLEPIALEEVVNLALSSIRTRQATEELPRITAEVPIELPPVKADGEWVVEVLSKLLDNACKFTDPEGEVIIEAKPNGGKMLEVTITDTGRGIEPNRLEAVFDRFYQEEGALRRTAGGTGLGLAICRQIVLGLGGKIWAESAGRDQGSQFHFTLPIAQEREPEAAPPAKPARRPKSSRSKSTDRRAAMS
- a CDS encoding HEAT repeat domain-containing protein, with the protein product MYDNDDLSVLNAELESDPLDAIEPIDAEPKPDPEAMLRLLDSPNNQQKMLAARAFCELEDDRAIPSLIRLLSDACPLIRVSAAYGLGRNPSADAVDPLIDQLQQDWNGYVRKGIVWALGNCRDRRSLEPLLKALRTDISAVRLWAASALAQMSTVGYEAMIAAIPPLIEALRRDPVAAVRSNCAWSIGQICRELPSNVVYATAIDALIEAFAEDEEMGVREDARSAMLRVGDPRGLQVIETIEQEGLI